The genomic region CGGGTTAAAAACTCCCGTAGTTTTTCATTCTGATTTCGGGATTCAGACTCTTCTTTTATATTTCGAAGTGTCCCAATACCATCCATATTGTTAACGATAGGAAAAGCAGCATCTTCAATGGCGTCAAATAATACTACCTGTCTTTCGATATATTGTATGAACCTAAACAAAAGATCATTCATATCTTTTTCTGAAGGATCATCCAGATATTTCTTAAAAAATGCCTCTACGATTTCAGAGGGATTTTTATTCTCTTTAAATCCTTTTTCGCAAACTTCCTGAAAAAGTGGTAATAAAGATCCGGTTTTACGAATGTCATTAAATGGCAGGGTTAGAAAAAGACTGTTATAAATTTGATACTTAGAAAGAACATTTTCATTGAAACGTTCTAACTTAGGTTCTCTATGCATAATTTTTGGTATTTAGTTGTCTTAAAATTATAAAAAAACCCCTTCAAACAAAAGAGCTTAAAGGGTTTTTAATAAAAGTTTAGTATTCTCTCCTTACAGCTCTTTAAAAATAGAGTGCATTAAACGTTTTTTATCGTTAATACTTTCTTCTAAAGAGATCATGGTTTCGGTACGATATACTCCTTCAATATCATCTAATTGAAAGATAATTTCTTTAGCATGCTGTGTATTACGGGCTCTAACTTTACAGAAAACATTAAATTTTCCGGTAGTAACGTGAGCAACGGTTACAAAAGGAATTTCATTAATTCTTTCTAAAACAAATTTTGTTTGTGAGGTGTTTTTAAGAAACACACCTACATAAGCGATAAACGCATACCCAAGTTTTTGGTAATCCAGCGTTAACGAAGAACCTATTATGATTCCCGCTTCTTCCATTTTCTTTACACGAACGTGAACCGTACCGGCAGAAATTAAAAGCTTTTTAGCGATATCGGTAAACGGAGTTCTAGTATTCTCGATAAGCATGTCGAGAATCTGATGATCTGTTTCGTCTAATTTAAATTTGGCCATTTTCTTAACTTCTTTTTATTATATGAAGTTCAAAAATAATACAAAAACTTTGAAGTATTTATAATTTTTTGAAGAATTAATCACATTTAACCATTAATATTTCTCTATTTAAGAATATTTTATCAACTATAACGTTTTCGACTGGTGTTTTCCGCCCTTCTAATTCCAGTATTTTGCCTTCTCCATCAACCTCTTTATGACCATATTTGTCAATTTTATCCTCGATTTTTTCAATTTTCGGTATAAATTCAATCTTATTGCCGACCAATTTTTCTGAATATTGAATACTTACATCCTTAATACTATCTAATATCCTGACGTTTTTAATCAAAATATCATTGAAATTCTTAGCATTTTCAGGAATAGCAAAATAATCTTCTACGCTAAAATCCAAATAAGTACCTATTGCTATACTTCTTAATGAAGAAATTATACTTGCCACTACAAATTCTCTGGTCGCTTCACGCGTATAATCGTTGGGAAAATGACCTTCTTCAAATAAAACAGTCGGCACCCCTTCGCTTTGAAATGTATCTCCCGTACAATTAAGGTTAAATCCATCATCATAGCGTCCAATCTGCCCTGGTAACACCTCCTGCAAATCTGAAGCAATTTGCGCAATTATTTTCATGCTTTCGCTTCGCTTCGCGCTAAGATGACGTTCCTCATCTTCAGCAGGTGTTAAAAAAGACATTACTGCCGACTTATCCGTTAAACCGGCACTAAAGATGGTTCTTTGGCCATGCAGGTTTAAACAAAACTGCGGCTTCACCTCTTCAAATACTTTTCTAAGTAAACGGCTTTCTGGTTGCGTTAGATTTTGAGCATCCCTGTTAAGATCTACGTTGTTGTAATTAAACCGGGTATACTTTCTTGCTCCATCAGGGTTTAACATTGGAATACAATATAAACTGATATTATTTAAAATATCGCGGGTTTCTACAGTATCTAAATATATAAGCGCATTAATAACATCCAGAACGGCCCTGGTCGTTGTGGATTCGTTACCGTGCATTTGAGACCAGGCCAGAACTTTTATTTTTCCATTACCAATTCTAATAAGATGAATAGGCTCCTTATTTACAGAATAGCCAATTTTAGATAGTTCAACATCTTTTTCAAAATTATTCAGGATCGGTTGAATATGAGACTGATTGATATAACGGTCTTTTATTTGATTCAATTTAAAATCTGGATAACGATCCATGATTTCTTTAATAGGAGCTGCGTATTTCATGTTGACAAAAGTAAAAAACCTTTATTTTACAATTGTAAACAAGGTTCTATATCTTAGTTGTTTACAATTGTAATTTAGCCCTAGTGTGAAAAAGAAAACAATCTTGGATATACTCCAAGAATACAGTTTAAAACCCTTAATTTATTGTTTTTTAGTAAATTAAGTGCCTTTACTTAACCTTTAGCTTTATCAATACGAGCCAATTTACATTTGTAATTAGGAATTCATTATTAAATAATTTACATTTGTAAATGCAGGAAAATTAATACTTTTTACAATGGTAAACACTAAAGAGTTTACAAATAGATTACAGGAAATTATCGAATATTATGATTTAACGGCTTCTTCTTTTGCTGATAAAATTGAAGTTGGCAGGTCTTCGATTAGTCATCTATTGTCAGGGCGGAATAAACCCAGCCTGGAATTTGTTATGAAAATTGTGAAGACTTTTCCTGAAGTAGAACTCTACTGGTTACTTAATGGGAAAGGAAGCTTTCCTAAAGTTGAAAATGATACCTCTCCCGAAAAAACTAGTATCGTCTCATCAAAAAAAGAATCGGTTCCTGCACAAAAATTCGAAAATGATTTATTTTCTGAAACTAACCCGGCAGATCCAGTAAACAAGGTTGTATCTTCTTTTCCTTCTAAAACCGATAAAAAAATCTCGAGAGTGATTATATTTTATGAAGATGGTACTTTTGATGCCTTTGAAAATTGAATATTCAGGCCATTTGGATTAATTTTGCAGTATGAAAAAATTAATCTTCTTTATTGCTCCCCTCGCATTTTTAAGTTGTTTTGAACCAGAAAAAAATTGCCAGGATTTTCGTACCGGAACGTTTGAATTTCAATCCTATTTAAACGGGGAAATGGTGACTTCCAGATTTGTACGTACTGATAGTTTAGAGATTGATACCTTTCAGGGGAAAACCGACACTTCTTCTGTTCGCTGGATTAATGACTGTGAATTCGTACTTAAAAATCTTCATCCTAAAAACATGCAGGAACGGCAGGCAATCCATATGCGTATCATTAAAACGGATAAAGATGGCTACACCTTTGAATATGGAAAAGTAGGCGATCCCCGTAAGGAACGAGGATCGGTGTATCGAGTAAAAGAATAATCTACAAAGAGTTTTACTCCATAATCGAGATTAAATACTAAGGCCCTATCAGAATAACTATTAGGATCTGGAGGTCTTCTCGAGAAATAAAATCTAATTTTTTAATTACTATCTAATCACCTTTTTAACTGAGGGTACTTACTTTCTATTGTTTTGTTTTAAAAGTTCATTTTGCTCTTTTATTAGCAAATTCAAGCTGGAAAGTAATTCGATATCTTTTGGTGTATCTACTTCTTTATTATCGGGATCCTGGGCTTTTGCCCTAAACCGGTTCATCAGTTTTACCACTATGAAGATGGTGAA from Zunongwangia profunda SM-A87 harbors:
- a CDS encoding Lrp/AsnC family transcriptional regulator, which translates into the protein MAKFKLDETDHQILDMLIENTRTPFTDIAKKLLISAGTVHVRVKKMEEAGIIIGSSLTLDYQKLGYAFIAYVGVFLKNTSQTKFVLERINEIPFVTVAHVTTGKFNVFCKVRARNTQHAKEIIFQLDDIEGVYRTETMISLEESINDKKRLMHSIFKEL
- a CDS encoding M14 family zinc carboxypeptidase, which produces MKYAAPIKEIMDRYPDFKLNQIKDRYINQSHIQPILNNFEKDVELSKIGYSVNKEPIHLIRIGNGKIKVLAWSQMHGNESTTTRAVLDVINALIYLDTVETRDILNNISLYCIPMLNPDGARKYTRFNYNNVDLNRDAQNLTQPESRLLRKVFEEVKPQFCLNLHGQRTIFSAGLTDKSAVMSFLTPAEDEERHLSAKRSESMKIIAQIASDLQEVLPGQIGRYDDGFNLNCTGDTFQSEGVPTVLFEEGHFPNDYTREATREFVVASIISSLRSIAIGTYLDFSVEDYFAIPENAKNFNDILIKNVRILDSIKDVSIQYSEKLVGNKIEFIPKIEKIEDKIDKYGHKEVDGEGKILELEGRKTPVENVIVDKIFLNREILMVKCD
- a CDS encoding helix-turn-helix transcriptional regulator, with amino-acid sequence MVNTKEFTNRLQEIIEYYDLTASSFADKIEVGRSSISHLLSGRNKPSLEFVMKIVKTFPEVELYWLLNGKGSFPKVENDTSPEKTSIVSSKKESVPAQKFENDLFSETNPADPVNKVVSSFPSKTDKKISRVIIFYEDGTFDAFEN